From one Planococcus citri chromosome 3, ihPlaCitr1.1, whole genome shotgun sequence genomic stretch:
- the LOC135840833 gene encoding uncharacterized protein LOC135840833 produces the protein MAPLEAVFFASVETIGKKAHYMDLATRKLNPNIHLVSIFSGGLKECESRRFAGSPAVVFHGNRSTHKLSAVLPLIDDVLSQFDNSNSPTLYRFKNTENKTAESALRYYLPHDISILEEIADDLSDKLEFVEVTTKTPRYSSLKDCFPIFIISTLGPKPLQSLLSNLMSPAFCSNTGTSKFSIKESASKLYESLNSIQSKAGVTLLSETWATSIAFELIKLLDEDKRKYRLFTLEGNPLTWKDRIRSLGPMDSSQFENNLIAELFNINPEIRLDTLLGVNKPLPQKISDYLYSQNYPSINIFSILKILESIQFGLEMISKYEYNDEFIKNTIFLLQNPNENKPLRISVTSEVFVYEEENYQKFLSSYEVSKKINGDILYTIMV, from the exons ATGGCCCCTTTGGAAGCAGTATTCTTCGCATCAGTG GAAACAATTGGCAAAAAAGCCCATTATATGGACTTGGCAACTCGAAAACTCAACCCAAATATTCATCTTGTGAGTATATTCTCCGGCGGTCTTAAAGAATGTGAATCAAGACGATTTGCAGGATCACCCGCAGTTGTATTTCATGGCAATAGATCAACCCATAAACTATCTGCAGTTTTACCTCTCATCGACGATGTTCTGTCGCAATTCGACAATAGCAATTCGCCTACTCTTTATCGTTTCAAAAATACAG aaaacAAAACTGCCGAGTCAGCGTTGAGATATTATTTACCTCACGATATTAGTATATTGGAGGAAATCGCTGATGATTTATCGGATAAATTGGAATTCGTCGAAGTTACTACAAAAACGCCTCGATATTCGAGTCTAAAGGACTGCTTcccaatttttataatttccacTCTTGGCCCTAAGCCATTGCAAAGTTTGCTGTCAAATCTTATGAGCCCAGCTTTTTGCTCTAACACTGGAACGagtaaattttccataaaagaATCAGCTTCAAAGTTATACGAA tctCTGAATAGCATCCAAAGTAAAGCAGGAGTTACTCTCTTATCGGAAACGTGGGCTACTTCGATAGCTTTCGAATTGATAAAACTACTGGATGAGGATAAAAGAAAATATCGACTATTTACTTTGGAAGGTAATCCACTCACTTGGAAGGATCGTATAAGAAGTCTTGGCCCAATGGATTCgagtcaatttgaaaataatttaatcgCTGAGTTATTTAATATTAACCCCGAA atcCGTTTGGATACTTTACTAGGAGTGAATAAACCATTACCTCAAAAAATATCAGATTATTTGTACAGTCAAAATTACCCATCCATTaatattttcagtattttaaaaatacttgaatcCATTCAGTTTGGATTAGAAATGATTTCCAAATATGAATACAATGacgaattcatcaaaaatactaTCTTTTTGCTACAAAATCCAAACGAAAATAAACCATTGCGG atttctgtCACGAGTGAAGTGTTTGTTtatgaagaagaaaattatcagaaatttttaagCAGTTATGAAGTTTCGAAGAAAATAAATGGCGATATTCTGTACACTATTATGGTATGA